From the genome of Yersinia enterocolitica, one region includes:
- a CDS encoding hemolysin, whose amino-acid sequence MRKKEFKLSPAGKLTVLLAMMLTPISVIHAAESSLAATAGAHGPDIHVATNGVPVINIAPPSASGMSHNQYEAFNVGREGAVFNNSLESVNSNAGQLGANPNLQGNAASLILNEVVGRNASLLLGRQQVVGMAADYVLANPNGISCDGCSFDPNFNQVTLVVGQSVVNNGALQQFDTANNTQRMTIKNTAATDLANVLTLITPTIDADSAIRAAKDVNVIVGQNRVSSQNEVLQSDTTEAHETMIDGYFLGSIAANRIQLIDTRKESGLTLVGDITAQEELNINAAGTIWLQSDVVKGESIDLQAKNIIMAKDPVSTKGSNKTDELIFVDSSNINITASENNQLTGVTFRAHDVLVKGSTVIIEGLAREKKTIIDSDKQGDGIGDKITEYTQSVKKFDESLILGIDSLNIEATDGDLVIKGTNLKSGGDTKLDASRDLLLSGHIGKETTDKLVVMNDLGGDLKNGNTRELITFETLGKTNIYANGNAELKAGRNINIAGVKVNVDGYLKLNSGNNISVNPQKIENSKVSYTGFTQWDALGGSERDSDKKYTYINEPSELSSNKVYINANENISIIASKVNALNDTSIKASGDLILAGVLNKTSERSSKETGVAFNIIIDSNNKKNSNERFIDTEITSGNGVALDSNNVFIDGALVNTRGKLDIDAKGNFVVTAARQQQQSDEQDSRLSWEWFAKKQKDKQYRAGFEIKHVNNKEKNSKTKSHFATLMGKTININADKDIRFYGTAIKTNQGDLALSAKEGIQFLAAIDSNMTDKERTIYSGGAHYDGGIDKFGSGVEGKYSNNKSHELTNTSIGAKTDINGNMTITAGEDITHQGAQHQVSGKYYERAKNIYHMASNDKTISNSTEKEIKAGLGFNINYSKYTRQIEKVIKDPANVLHHLGGTGSIKGISDPNVGVDIYASGGKTTKSGLSSLASVTEIAAADITLLARENIIDDGTQYHAKGINKQGGLFSLDAGHHFSHAAINSSQNNIENEKGEGAIRVSTMTGKDIKVALSAAGETSEKDSASSVLLPSSIKAGSNVLINTIGNAYYQATEISSEQGGIHIKSGGDIHFDQVIDNRSNNATGTHGKGKLAVGGGVGSKELRLELGGGYQKSHGHESNAKVGQIKARHAVTLDASNITLIGTKIGNEKAKVGNVQMMAGQKLILGASLSDSANNGLKAGGNIRVGGKVAASETDSSKMGFIGGDGNADKVNESKVVRKGMNIYSAGVVSLQAHSDDNQAIYTQGLQVDAKKMDINTNQGGILMESALTVLPKDNWNFDINADLVLTGKFNKDSNGLVDKNSSSKSHYTGAGIKVAVDKQDVVEHQNTHIKTGTFTLKSHKDTRMLGADVSADIALVDVGGDLNIESRKDKQDITEVLVNFALSHTNDKNSSVISNLSKIGTKRFEGEIKNVLTKGINKMGTAYNKKFPAKDTMGGVSFSKDKQTVALPPLSNKTHSRNLADKTARFLGDKFKTGLTGPAGFAGHANLDVNIVKNDAVDHLSGIFAQKIADIKVLGKTTLIAAQINNAESKVIANIKELHVGNISNSYHQGGGGFNLASTILGVARGTLADADSGKKLLIRAPYNTNKNNNIQGGIFNYSSGEFIMPDVPESN is encoded by the coding sequence ATGAGAAAAAAAGAATTTAAACTTTCACCAGCAGGAAAATTAACCGTTCTATTGGCGATGATGCTAACGCCAATATCTGTTATTCACGCAGCGGAGTCGAGTCTGGCAGCGACAGCAGGGGCGCATGGCCCTGATATCCATGTTGCTACCAATGGGGTGCCAGTGATTAATATCGCCCCACCTTCGGCATCGGGAATGTCTCACAATCAGTATGAGGCGTTCAATGTAGGCCGTGAAGGAGCGGTATTTAATAACTCCTTGGAAAGTGTTAATTCAAATGCGGGGCAACTCGGTGCCAACCCCAATCTGCAAGGCAACGCAGCCAGTTTGATTCTAAATGAAGTGGTTGGTCGTAATGCCTCGCTGTTATTGGGGCGGCAGCAAGTTGTTGGTATGGCCGCTGACTACGTTCTGGCAAATCCGAATGGTATTAGCTGTGATGGGTGTAGCTTTGATCCTAATTTCAATCAGGTAACCCTGGTGGTGGGTCAGTCGGTGGTAAATAACGGGGCATTACAGCAATTTGATACTGCAAACAACACACAAAGAATGACAATAAAGAACACCGCTGCCACCGATCTGGCTAATGTATTGACGTTAATTACCCCGACTATCGATGCTGACAGTGCTATTCGGGCGGCTAAGGATGTTAATGTTATTGTTGGGCAAAACAGGGTTTCTAGCCAAAATGAAGTACTCCAGTCTGATACTACAGAAGCCCACGAGACTATGATTGACGGATATTTCCTTGGCAGCATTGCGGCAAATCGTATTCAACTCATCGATACCCGTAAAGAGAGTGGTTTGACATTGGTGGGGGATATCACTGCCCAAGAGGAACTAAATATCAATGCAGCGGGCACCATCTGGCTACAAAGCGATGTTGTAAAGGGAGAATCTATTGATCTACAAGCCAAGAATATAATCATGGCTAAAGACCCTGTATCCACAAAAGGATCGAATAAAACAGACGAACTTATTTTTGTGGACAGCAGTAATATTAACATTACCGCAAGCGAAAATAACCAATTAACCGGTGTTACATTTAGGGCACATGATGTATTAGTCAAAGGCTCTACCGTAATCATTGAGGGTTTGGCGCGTGAAAAGAAAACCATTATAGATTCAGATAAACAGGGTGATGGCATTGGTGATAAAATTACCGAATATACTCAAAGTGTGAAGAAATTCGACGAGAGTTTAATACTCGGTATCGATAGTTTAAATATTGAGGCTACTGATGGAGATTTGGTTATAAAAGGCACGAATCTAAAAAGTGGCGGTGACACAAAATTGGATGCAAGTCGTGATTTGCTTCTCAGCGGGCATATTGGCAAGGAAACGACTGATAAATTAGTTGTAATGAACGATCTGGGGGGGGATCTAAAAAATGGCAATACAAGAGAATTAATTACATTTGAGACGTTAGGTAAAACAAATATATATGCTAATGGAAATGCTGAGTTGAAGGCTGGGCGGAACATCAATATTGCTGGCGTGAAAGTTAATGTAGATGGCTATCTTAAATTAAATAGTGGTAATAATATTAGCGTAAATCCACAAAAAATTGAAAATTCCAAAGTGAGTTATACGGGCTTTACTCAATGGGACGCGTTAGGAGGCAGTGAAAGAGATTCAGATAAAAAATATACTTATATCAATGAACCGTCAGAGTTATCTAGCAACAAGGTTTATATCAACGCCAATGAAAATATTTCTATTATTGCTAGTAAAGTTAATGCGTTAAATGATACATCGATTAAAGCGTCAGGCGATCTGATTTTGGCAGGGGTACTTAATAAAACAAGCGAACGCTCTAGCAAAGAAACAGGTGTTGCATTTAATATTATCATAGATTCTAACAACAAGAAGAACAGCAATGAGCGTTTTATTGATACTGAGATAACATCAGGGAACGGCGTTGCTTTAGATTCAAATAATGTCTTTATTGATGGTGCATTGGTTAATACTCGCGGTAAATTAGACATCGATGCCAAGGGTAACTTCGTTGTCACGGCAGCTCGCCAACAACAACAAAGTGATGAACAAGACAGTCGTCTTAGTTGGGAATGGTTCGCTAAGAAACAGAAAGATAAGCAATACCGGGCAGGGTTTGAAATTAAACATGTTAATAACAAAGAAAAAAACAGTAAAACAAAGAGTCATTTTGCCACATTAATGGGAAAGACAATCAATATTAATGCGGATAAAGACATTAGGTTTTACGGTACTGCGATAAAAACAAATCAGGGGGACTTGGCGTTATCGGCTAAAGAAGGGATCCAGTTCCTGGCTGCAATTGATTCCAATATGACGGATAAAGAGCGTACCATTTACTCCGGTGGTGCACATTATGATGGCGGAATAGATAAATTTGGTAGTGGTGTTGAAGGTAAATATAGTAATAATAAGAGCCATGAGCTAACTAATACCAGTATTGGCGCAAAGACTGATATAAATGGAAATATGACGATTACTGCTGGAGAGGATATCACTCATCAGGGCGCTCAGCATCAGGTTAGTGGGAAATATTATGAAAGAGCGAAAAATATCTATCATATGGCCAGCAATGATAAAACTATCAGTAACAGCACTGAAAAAGAAATTAAAGCAGGGCTAGGTTTTAATATTAATTACAGTAAATATACCCGGCAAATAGAAAAAGTCATAAAGGACCCTGCGAATGTACTTCATCATTTAGGCGGCACAGGGAGTATCAAAGGAATTTCAGATCCTAACGTTGGTGTGGATATCTATGCCAGTGGTGGTAAGACGACTAAATCAGGTCTCAGCTCATTGGCTTCAGTAACAGAAATAGCCGCCGCAGATATTACTTTGCTTGCCAGAGAAAATATCATTGATGATGGCACACAGTATCACGCCAAGGGTATTAATAAGCAAGGCGGACTGTTTAGTTTGGACGCAGGCCATCATTTCAGTCATGCAGCAATAAACTCCAGTCAAAATAATATTGAAAATGAGAAGGGGGAAGGCGCGATTCGGGTCTCAACCATGACAGGTAAAGACATAAAAGTAGCATTATCAGCCGCAGGCGAGACGTCTGAAAAAGATAGCGCGAGCAGCGTGTTGTTACCCTCATCTATTAAGGCGGGTAGTAATGTGCTGATTAACACAATTGGCAATGCCTATTATCAAGCGACGGAAATCTCTTCTGAGCAAGGGGGGATTCATATTAAATCTGGTGGGGATATACATTTTGATCAGGTCATTGATAACCGCAGTAATAACGCCACAGGCACTCATGGGAAAGGTAAATTAGCCGTAGGCGGTGGTGTGGGGTCTAAAGAGTTGCGCCTTGAATTGGGAGGAGGTTACCAAAAGAGTCATGGACATGAGTCAAATGCTAAAGTGGGTCAAATAAAGGCACGGCATGCTGTCACTTTAGATGCGAGTAACATTACTCTCATTGGGACTAAAATAGGTAATGAAAAAGCCAAGGTTGGCAATGTTCAGATGATGGCAGGTCAAAAATTAATATTAGGAGCCTCGCTGTCAGACAGCGCTAATAATGGTCTTAAAGCCGGTGGGAATATCAGAGTCGGAGGTAAGGTCGCCGCTTCTGAGACTGATAGCAGCAAAATGGGTTTCATTGGCGGTGATGGCAATGCAGATAAAGTCAATGAATCCAAAGTGGTCCGTAAAGGAATGAATATATACAGTGCCGGGGTGGTTTCATTGCAGGCGCACAGTGATGATAATCAGGCGATTTATACTCAAGGGCTACAGGTTGATGCAAAAAAAATGGATATCAATACCAATCAAGGGGGCATATTGATGGAGTCTGCGCTAACTGTGTTGCCAAAAGATAATTGGAACTTTGATATTAATGCCGACTTAGTGCTAACCGGTAAGTTTAATAAAGACAGCAATGGTCTTGTTGATAAAAATAGTAGCAGTAAAAGTCATTATACTGGTGCAGGAATAAAAGTGGCTGTCGATAAGCAAGATGTCGTTGAGCACCAAAACACCCATATAAAGACGGGCACTTTCACACTCAAAAGTCATAAAGATACCCGCATGTTGGGTGCTGATGTCTCGGCAGATATCGCACTCGTTGATGTCGGTGGTGATCTCAATATAGAAAGCCGGAAAGATAAACAAGATATCACGGAGGTATTGGTCAATTTTGCCCTGAGTCATACAAATGATAAAAATAGCAGTGTGATCAGCAATCTATCGAAAATTGGCACCAAGCGCTTTGAGGGGGAAATTAAGAATGTGTTAACCAAGGGTATTAATAAAATGGGTACCGCATACAATAAAAAATTTCCGGCCAAAGATACCATGGGAGGTGTTAGTTTTAGCAAAGATAAGCAAACTGTAGCATTGCCGCCACTATCAAACAAAACTCACTCACGAAACCTCGCAGATAAGACGGCCCGTTTTCTTGGCGATAAATTTAAAACAGGATTAACCGGCCCTGCTGGATTCGCAGGCCATGCTAATTTAGATGTCAATATAGTTAAAAATGATGCCGTCGATCATCTGTCAGGTATTTTTGCGCAAAAAATCGCTGATATTAAGGTGTTAGGAAAAACGACATTGATCGCCGCTCAAATAAATAACGCGGAGAGTAAAGTTATTGCTAATATCAAAGAACTGCACGTGGGGAATATAAGTAATAGCTATCATCAGGGTGGTGGTGGTTTTAATCTTGCATCTACTATCCTGGGTGTCGCCCGTGGCACCCTCGCTGATGCAGATTCAGGGAAAAAGTTACTGATACGCGCACCCTATAATACTAACAAGAATAACAATATTCAGGGCGGAATTTTTAATTATTCAAGCGGAGAGTTTATTATGCCTGACGTCCCTGAGAGTAATTAG
- a CDS encoding hemolysin activation protein yields the protein MLIIRLSILIAFFICNIAQADKTDLIENDKRKQCLAMSGIFVQGNTLISLKDIERLINIENDCITNNDINTLAKDITKEYIKKGYIAARVKFIPINAQGQLGLRVTEGIVERIAGGDKRTDHKMLFPSVVGKPLQVAQLDQAIDQANKLQSNQVTLDILPGSNENGSIILIKNKPSTSWHLSGSVDNYGYKNIDEWKKKISFTLDSPLGLSDVISISLNRTLDSQRVRYKNETTLFYSIPYGAFTFSAFINQMQYRRYETLTYNRVKLHGDVRDINFRSEYTFDRSKNKINTLSVQLKNKKINTRFNDKKIEVSSYQLTTLQLGLNQLFIMPTSAININSYIERGVPWFTNDKVRGHKKVFKIDNGFTKGGVNFNLNYGFLVLNSRYQLNSILSGQYSHGQLPGSEEFNITERNAIRGFSRGASKGQLGWYTKNTLSRHVSRANLTFIPRVGIDVGRVLQRDNKQGWQSNAGLSAGVTLYYKKVNLDVEVSRGWLLSDSSGRKEPVQILGRLSYAF from the coding sequence ATGCTTATTATACGGCTATCTATTTTAATCGCTTTTTTCATTTGTAATATTGCCCAGGCAGATAAGACTGACTTGATCGAAAATGATAAAAGAAAACAGTGCCTGGCAATGTCAGGAATTTTTGTTCAAGGGAATACACTTATTTCATTAAAGGATATAGAACGACTCATTAATATCGAAAATGACTGTATTACAAATAATGATATTAACACTCTGGCTAAAGACATTACCAAAGAGTATATAAAAAAAGGCTATATTGCTGCTCGCGTCAAATTTATACCTATAAATGCGCAGGGACAGCTTGGGCTGCGTGTGACTGAAGGTATTGTTGAAAGAATTGCCGGTGGGGATAAACGAACAGATCACAAAATGCTATTTCCTAGCGTGGTGGGTAAACCACTCCAGGTAGCACAGCTTGATCAAGCCATCGATCAGGCCAACAAATTGCAATCTAACCAAGTTACTCTGGATATATTACCGGGCAGTAATGAAAATGGCTCAATTATTCTGATAAAAAACAAACCGTCTACGTCATGGCACTTATCAGGTTCAGTCGATAATTATGGTTATAAAAATATTGACGAGTGGAAGAAAAAAATATCTTTTACCCTGGATAGCCCACTCGGACTGTCAGATGTGATCAGCATTAGCCTGAATAGAACATTAGACAGCCAAAGAGTACGTTATAAAAATGAAACTACTCTATTTTATTCAATCCCTTATGGTGCTTTTACATTTAGTGCTTTTATCAACCAAATGCAGTATAGGCGCTATGAAACACTGACTTACAATAGGGTTAAACTTCATGGGGATGTAAGAGACATTAATTTTCGCTCTGAATATACATTTGATCGCAGTAAAAACAAGATAAACACACTCAGTGTGCAGTTAAAAAACAAGAAAATAAATACCCGTTTTAATGATAAGAAAATCGAGGTAAGTAGTTACCAATTGACTACGCTGCAACTTGGTTTAAATCAATTATTCATTATGCCCACAAGTGCAATTAATATTAATTCTTATATAGAAAGAGGTGTGCCATGGTTCACTAATGATAAAGTTCGTGGTCATAAAAAGGTGTTTAAAATAGATAATGGATTCACAAAAGGAGGTGTCAATTTTAATTTAAATTACGGCTTTCTGGTCCTTAATTCACGGTATCAACTAAACAGTATTTTATCCGGACAATATAGTCATGGTCAATTGCCTGGCTCGGAGGAATTCAACATAACAGAACGTAATGCTATTCGCGGATTTAGCCGGGGAGCGAGTAAAGGGCAATTAGGTTGGTATACAAAAAATACACTTTCACGACATGTATCGAGGGCCAATTTAACCTTTATACCTCGCGTGGGTATAGATGTTGGGCGGGTATTGCAACGTGATAATAAACAAGGCTGGCAAAGCAACGCCGGTTTGAGTGCCGGAGTCACGCTTTACTACAAGAAGGTAAATCTTGATGTCGAGGTAAGTCGTGGTTGGCTGTTATCAGATAGTTCCGGCCGTAAAGAACCTGTCCAGATATTAGGTCGGCTAAGCTACGCATTTTAA
- a CDS encoding copper homeostasis protein CutC, giving the protein MTILEICCYSVDCAQIAEKAGADRIELCCGQSEGGLTPSVGTLMQANETVTIPVHPIVRPRGGDFCYSNNDFAIIKNDIARIRDMGFAGVVVGVLDTDGHIDMPRMREIMSISGPLAVTFHRAFDMCQNPMIALQQLTDLNVARILTSGQQPNAELGLALLKDLLAATQDKGPVIMAGAGVRLTNMQKFIDAGIRELHSSAGRAVPSTMKYRKAGVTMCADSDVDEFAHYCVDGDVVEAMKSLLVMGRPLSQSA; this is encoded by the coding sequence ATGACTATATTGGAAATTTGTTGCTATAGCGTTGATTGCGCGCAGATAGCAGAAAAGGCAGGAGCCGACCGGATTGAATTGTGCTGCGGTCAGTCCGAAGGGGGCTTAACACCCAGCGTTGGTACATTAATGCAAGCCAATGAAACTGTTACTATTCCGGTGCATCCTATCGTAAGGCCTCGAGGTGGCGATTTTTGTTATAGCAATAATGATTTTGCAATCATCAAAAATGATATCGCGCGAATCCGTGATATGGGATTTGCGGGCGTAGTGGTTGGTGTACTGGATACCGACGGCCACATTGATATGCCACGGATGCGGGAGATAATGTCCATCAGTGGCCCATTGGCGGTCACTTTCCACCGGGCATTTGATATGTGCCAGAACCCAATGATTGCCTTACAGCAATTAACTGACCTGAATGTGGCGCGGATTTTAACCTCGGGCCAGCAGCCAAATGCTGAGCTGGGGTTGGCGTTATTAAAAGATTTGCTTGCTGCAACTCAGGATAAAGGGCCGGTTATCATGGCGGGCGCTGGGGTTCGTTTGACGAATATGCAAAAGTTTATTGATGCCGGTATCCGTGAGCTGCACAGCTCTGCCGGGCGGGCGGTCCCATCGACGATGAAATATCGCAAAGCGGGCGTCACTATGTGTGCTGACAGTGATGTTGATGAGTTTGCCCATTATTGTGTTGATGGTGATGTCGTTGAGGCAATGAAGAGTTTATTAGTGATGGGCCGCCCTCTTTCACAAAGTGCCTAG
- a CDS encoding tRNA 5-methoxyuridine(34)/uridine 5-oxyacetic acid(34) synthase CmoB, whose translation MIEFGDFYRLIAKGPLSPWLDTLPAQLSAWQRESLHGKFKTWFNAVEHLPLLTPTTLDLRDGVRAEMSPPISAGQREGMENMLRALMPWRKGPFSLYGLDIDTEWRSDWKWQRVLPHISPLAGRSILDVGCGSGYHLWRMIGEGAHLAVGIDPMQLFLCQFEAIRKLLGGDQRAHVLPLGIEQLPELAAFDTVFSMGVLYHRRSPLDHLYQLKNQLVSDGELVLETLVVAGDSQQVLVPGDRYAQMRNVYFIPSAPALKAWLEKCGFVDVRIANMALTTTDEQRRTDWMTSESLAEFLDPHDPSKTVEGYPAPLRAVLIARKP comes from the coding sequence ATGATTGAATTTGGCGATTTTTACCGGCTGATTGCCAAAGGCCCGTTAAGCCCATGGTTAGATACCCTGCCCGCTCAGCTCAGTGCCTGGCAGCGTGAGTCGTTACACGGCAAATTTAAAACCTGGTTTAATGCAGTAGAGCATTTGCCGTTACTTACACCGACCACCTTGGATTTGCGTGACGGTGTACGGGCCGAAATGTCCCCCCCGATCTCTGCCGGTCAGCGGGAAGGGATGGAGAATATGTTGCGTGCGCTGATGCCGTGGCGCAAAGGCCCATTCTCGCTATATGGGCTGGATATTGATACTGAATGGCGTTCTGACTGGAAATGGCAACGGGTGTTACCGCATATTAGCCCACTGGCTGGCCGTAGCATTTTGGATGTCGGTTGTGGTAGTGGATATCATTTGTGGCGCATGATTGGCGAAGGTGCCCATCTGGCCGTCGGTATCGACCCAATGCAGCTGTTTTTATGCCAATTTGAAGCTATTCGTAAACTGCTAGGGGGGGATCAGCGAGCGCATGTGTTGCCACTGGGTATCGAACAGCTGCCGGAACTTGCAGCCTTTGATACCGTATTCTCGATGGGGGTGCTGTATCATCGTCGCTCACCTTTGGACCACCTTTATCAGCTCAAAAATCAGTTGGTCAGCGACGGTGAACTGGTACTTGAAACCTTAGTCGTTGCAGGCGATAGCCAACAGGTGTTAGTCCCGGGTGACCGTTACGCTCAGATGCGCAACGTATATTTCATTCCATCGGCACCGGCATTGAAAGCCTGGTTGGAAAAGTGTGGGTTTGTCGATGTCAGGATCGCTAATATGGCGCTGACCACCACCGATGAACAACGCCGTACTGACTGGATGACCAGCGAATCGTTAGCCGAGTTTCTTGACCCACATGACCCGAGTAAAACGGTAGAAGGCTACCCTGCTCCCCTCCGAGCGGTATTAATCGCGCGTAAGCCATAA
- a CDS encoding arginine--tRNA ligase, with protein MNIQALLSDKVSQALIAAGAPADSEAQVRQSAKAQFGDYQANGVMAVAKKLGMQPRQLAEKVIELLDLSGIASKVEIAGPGFINIFLDRQWVAEKVEHALTAPKLGVAPVEPQTIVVDYSAPNVAKQMHVGHLRSTIIGDAAVRTLEFLGHNVIRANHVGDWGTQFGMLIAYLEKMQNENASDMGLSDLELFYQQAKKTYDEDEAFAQRARAYVVKLQGGDEYCRQMWRKLVDITMAQNQIAYDRLNVTLTKDDVMGESLYNAMLPGIVADLKAKGLAVESEGATVVYLDEYKNKDGEPMGVIIQKKDGGYLYTTTDIACAKYRYETLGADRVLYYIDTRQHQHLMQAWTIVRKAGYVPESVPLEHHMFGMMLGKDGKPFKTRSGGTVKLADLLDEAIERAGKLIAEKNPDMPADELKQVVDAVGIGAVKYADLSKSRTTDYIFDWDNMLALDGNTAPYMQYAYTRVVSVFKRAGIDESNLTLPLVITEDREAALATRLLQFEEVITTVAREGTPHVMCSYLYDLAGLFSSFYEHCQILNAESEEIRQSRLKLAMLTAKTLKQGLDTLGIQTVERM; from the coding sequence GTGAATATTCAGGCTCTTCTCTCAGATAAAGTCAGCCAGGCGCTGATTGCAGCAGGTGCTCCAGCAGATAGCGAAGCTCAGGTTCGCCAATCTGCTAAAGCTCAATTTGGCGATTATCAAGCTAATGGTGTAATGGCCGTTGCCAAAAAACTTGGCATGCAACCAAGGCAACTGGCAGAAAAAGTCATCGAGCTGCTTGATCTTTCAGGCATTGCCAGCAAAGTTGAGATTGCCGGCCCCGGTTTTATCAATATTTTTCTGGACCGCCAATGGGTTGCAGAAAAAGTAGAACATGCGCTGACGGCACCGAAACTCGGTGTTGCACCGGTAGAACCGCAAACTATCGTGGTTGACTACTCGGCACCCAACGTGGCTAAACAGATGCATGTCGGCCACCTGCGTTCAACCATCATCGGCGATGCAGCGGTGCGCACTTTAGAGTTTCTGGGCCACAATGTTATTCGCGCTAACCACGTGGGTGACTGGGGAACCCAGTTCGGCATGTTGATTGCCTATTTGGAAAAGATGCAGAACGAAAATGCCAGTGATATGGGCTTATCGGATCTGGAGCTTTTCTATCAGCAAGCCAAGAAAACCTATGACGAAGATGAAGCGTTTGCCCAACGCGCCCGCGCTTATGTAGTGAAACTGCAAGGCGGTGACGAGTATTGCCGTCAGATGTGGCGCAAGTTGGTGGATATCACCATGGCGCAAAACCAGATTGCCTACGATCGGTTAAATGTCACACTGACCAAAGATGATGTAATGGGTGAAAGCCTGTATAACGCCATGTTGCCGGGTATTGTTGCTGATCTGAAAGCCAAAGGGCTGGCGGTGGAAAGCGAAGGCGCAACCGTGGTGTATCTGGATGAGTATAAAAATAAAGATGGTGAGCCAATGGGCGTCATCATTCAGAAAAAGGATGGCGGTTACCTCTACACCACCACAGATATCGCTTGTGCCAAATATCGCTATGAAACCTTGGGCGCAGACCGCGTGCTGTATTACATCGATACCCGTCAGCACCAGCATCTGATGCAGGCCTGGACTATCGTTCGTAAAGCCGGTTATGTTCCTGAGTCAGTACCCCTTGAGCACCATATGTTTGGCATGATGCTGGGTAAAGACGGTAAACCGTTTAAGACGCGCTCCGGCGGTACAGTGAAGCTTGCCGATTTATTGGATGAAGCTATCGAGCGTGCCGGCAAATTGATTGCCGAGAAAAATCCTGATATGCCCGCAGATGAACTGAAGCAGGTGGTGGACGCCGTTGGTATTGGTGCGGTGAAATATGCCGACTTGTCTAAGAGCCGCACCACTGACTATATCTTCGACTGGGATAACATGCTGGCACTGGACGGTAACACGGCGCCTTATATGCAATATGCTTATACCCGCGTGGTTTCAGTATTTAAGCGTGCCGGTATTGATGAAAGCAACCTGACATTGCCATTGGTTATCACTGAAGACCGTGAAGCAGCACTGGCTACCCGCCTGTTGCAGTTTGAAGAGGTCATCACCACGGTGGCCCGTGAAGGCACACCACATGTGATGTGTTCATACCTGTATGATTTAGCAGGCTTGTTCTCCAGCTTCTACGAACACTGCCAGATCCTGAATGCAGAAAGTGAAGAGATCCGCCAAAGCCGCCTAAAACTGGCGATGCTGACAGCAAAAACACTGAAGCAAGGTCTGGATACTTTAGGTATTCAGACGGTAGAACGGATGTAA
- a CDS encoding VOC family protein has protein sequence MRSLKDIAELQDLFTDLPCFEQKLARFATRLNLDLMQFSADHISLRCHQVETAQRWRSGLAQCGDLMSETLINGRVIYLFDLAQPLVVGPWLIDCVELPYPGKTHYPHQGWEHIELVLPGDPHTLRSRARALLPATLPEGISEKFSSPQGEHERLANPTLAVSDGEITIKFHPYTLRQIIASERNI, from the coding sequence ATGCGTAGCCTGAAAGATATTGCCGAATTACAGGACTTATTTACTGACTTACCATGCTTTGAGCAAAAACTGGCTCGCTTCGCCACGCGATTGAATTTGGATTTAATGCAATTTAGCGCTGATCATATTTCGTTACGTTGCCACCAAGTCGAAACCGCGCAACGTTGGCGCAGTGGGTTAGCGCAGTGCGGTGATTTGATGTCCGAGACACTGATTAATGGTCGGGTGATTTACCTGTTCGACTTGGCTCAACCTCTGGTGGTCGGGCCATGGCTGATCGATTGCGTGGAATTACCCTATCCGGGGAAAACGCATTACCCCCATCAGGGATGGGAGCATATCGAGCTAGTCTTGCCAGGGGACCCGCATACCTTGAGGTCACGTGCTCGTGCTTTATTGCCAGCCACATTACCGGAGGGTATCAGCGAGAAATTCAGTTCTCCACAAGGGGAACATGAGCGCTTAGCCAACCCGACACTGGCGGTGAGTGATGGTGAGATAACCATTAAGTTCCATCCCTATACTTTGCGGCAAATTATAGCCAGTGAGCGCAATATTTAA